The following nucleotide sequence is from Corynebacterium hindlerae.
GGTGAGATTCGACCGAATCCGTGAGGTGCTCGGCAGCCCCCGCGTCCACGACGTCACCTGCTCCATCGGCACCGAAGGCTCCGCGGCGGCCGGACTCGAGTACTTCGGCTCCGACCTGTCGCTGCCACGCCTGATCATGGCTAAAGCCAACGTAACCGGCCACTTTTTCCAGGCCGACGCTCTGCGCCCGGCCATGACCGCCGATGTGGTCATCGCCGATCCCGCCCGGCGGGCTGGCGGCCGACGCATCACCGCGCCGCAGGACCTGATCCCGCCCCTGCCTGACCTGCTGGCGACCATTTCCGGCGAGGCAGCCATCAAGTGCGCTCCCGGTATCGATTACACCTCCTGGGAGGGGCTGGTCTCCGTGGTCAGCGTCGACGGCGGGGTCAAGGAAGCCTGCCTTTACACTCCGGGGCTGGCTGGCGGGATCACCCGGGAGGCCGTGGTGATTCGGGGCAGGGGCGTCGATAAGCTCAGCGATGCCCTCCCGTCCGCCGACGAACTCGCCGCTCCGCACGGCACCTACCTTATTGACCCCGACGGCGCGATCGTGCGCGCCGGGCTCGTGCGCCAGTTCGCGGTGCGCGAGGGACTGTGGATGCTGGACGAGCGCATCGCATACCTCACCGGCGACCGGATTCCGGACGGCTACACCGGGTTCCCGATCCTGGAACAGGTGCCGCTGAAGAAGTTGAAGGGTGCTCTCGCGTCGTTTCAGCCGGGCTCGCTGGAGATTTTGGTGCGTGGGGTGGACATTGATCCGGATGCGCTGCGCAAGAAATTGCGGCCGCGTGGGGAGCGTCCGATGGCCGTCGTGGTGACGCGGATCGGGTCCCAGGGGGTGGCGTTCATCTGTGGGGCGCGCGGGGTAGGATCGTAAAAAACGAAACGGAGGAACGATGCCCGCTATTGTGGTCCTGGTAAAGAATGTGCCGGACACCTGGTCAACAAAGACACTGAATGAGGACTTCACCCTCCACCGCGAGGGCGTCGATGAGGTTATCGACGAAATCAACGAATACGCCGTGGAGCAGGCACTACGCATCCGCGAAGCGAACCCCGGACACGAGGTAATCGCACTATCCGCTGGCCCATTCCGGGCGCAGGAGGCGCTGCGGAAGGCGCTCGCGATGGGGGCGGACAAGGCCGTGCTGCTTTCCGACGCCGCCCTTGCCGGATCCGACGTGCTCGGCACGGCGTGGGCCCTGACCAGCGCGATCAATACTCTGGGTGATGTCCAGCTGATCGTCGCCGGGAACGCCTCGTCCGACGGCGCGATGGGGGCGCTGCCGGGAATCCTCGCGGAGTACCGTCAGATTCCATCGCTCACGAACCTGTCCTCCGTTGCCGTAGCCGACGGCGTGGTCTCGGGAGTCAAGGAAGCCCCAGAAGGCTCCTACCAGCTGCAGGCGTCGTTGCCGGCGCTGATCTCTGTGACAGAAAAGACGGACAAGCCGCGGTTCCCTAATTTCAAGGGCATCATGGCTGCAAAGAAAGCCGACATTGCCGTGCTCACCCTGGCGGAAGTGGGGGTCGACCCTTCGCAAGTGGGACTGGCCAACGCCGCAACGGCTGTCACCGCAGCTGAGCCACGCCCGGAGCGCGACGGTGGGGAAATGGTGTACACCGACGGCGCAGAGCGCATCTACCAGTTCATTCAGGAGGCCATCAAGTGACGTACGTACTCGCAGCAGGGTCCCACACCCTGGAACTGATCGCGGCTGCCCAGGTGCTGGGCGATGTCACCGTCGTGTCCTTTGACGAGGAACAGTACCCCGCCAACATTGTCCGCTGCTCCGCCGAGGGGCGCGTAGTGATGCCGGCGGTGGATGCGCTGTCCATGCTCGCGGCCCAGAACCCGCAGCCGATTGTGCTGCTCGCGGACTCCGTGGGCAACGAGATCGCCGGTCGTCTCGCTGCCCGTCTCGCCTCCGGCGTGCTCACCAACGTGGTGGGCATCAACGCGGACCGTACCGCGCAACTGTCCATCTTCGGCGACACCATCTCCGGCACCGCAGCGGTGGGTGGCACCAGCCCGATCTACACCATCCGCCCCGGCTCTGTCACCCCGGTACACCCCGGTTCCGGTGCGGTGACCACCATGGAACTCCCAGCAGCTGGCGTTATGGATGCTCAAGTAACTGGCTTCACCCCGGCTGTTGAGGGGGAGCGCCCTGAACTGGCGACCGCTAAGGTCGTGGTGTCTGGTGGGCGCGGCGTCGGCGAGAGTGGCTTCGCAGAGTACGTTGAGCCGCTTGCCGACGCCCTGGGCGGCGCCGTGGGTGCCACCCGCGACGCGGTCGACGACGGCCAGTACCCAGCTCAGTACCAGGTGGGACAAACCGGTGTGACGGTGTCGCCAGATCTATACATCGCGCTCGGTATCTCGGGAGCCATCCAGCACACCTCGGGTATGCAGACCTCGAAGAAGATCATCGCTGTGAACAACGACGAGGACGCCCCGATCTTTAAGATCGCCGACCTCGGTGTCGTCGGCGACGTGGAAGACATCATCCCTGAGCTGCTGAAGAAGTTCTAGTGTATTTCGATCACGCTGCTACCACACCGATCCGCCAGGTAGCGCGAGATGCCTGGCTAGCGGCCTCCGAGTTTCTCAACCCCGCCGGCCAGTACGCGGCGGGGAGGGCGGCGAACCGGGCGTTATCCGAGGCCCGGGAAGCGGTGGCCTCCCTGCTGGACTGCGAGCCGATCGAAGTCATTTTCACCGGTTCCGGTACTGAGGCCGACAACCTGGCCATTCAGGGCCTGTTTCGGCAGTCGGAGCTTAGCCGCGTGGTCTCCACCGAGATCGAACACCCGGCGGTGCTGGAAACCGTGGCGGCCCTTGGCGCGGACGTTGCGATGCTGCCACTTACCGACGGACGGGTGTCCTCCTTCGAGCCATTGGCCGAGCCTGCGGCCCTGGCCACCTGCATGTGGGCGAACAACGAAACGGGCATCCTCCAGCCGGTCCATGAGCTGGTTGAGGCAGCGGGGCAGACCCCGGTACATGTGGACGCGGTGCAGGCAGTGGGGCACATCCCTGTGTCCTTTGCTTCGCTCGGCGCCACCACACTGGCTGCCTCTGCGCACAAGTTCGGCGGGCCGAGGGGCGTCGGGATCCTGCTGGCGCGCCGCTCCGGGCTGGCACCCACCCTGTACGGTGGCGGCCAGCAGCGAGGGATCCGCCCCGGCACCATCGACGTGGCGGGAGCCGTGGCAACGGCAGCGGCTTTGCGCGAGGCAGTGGCGGAGATCGACACAGAACAGGCACGGCTGTCCGAGCTGCGTGATCGGCTCCGCGCAGGCATCGAGCTTATCGACGGCGCAGTCATCCATTCAACGGGCGACCTCCTACCGGGACACCTGCACGTTTCTTTCCCAGGGGCCGAAGGCGACAGCCTGATCATGCTTTTAGACATGCTCGGAGTGGCGGCGTCCACGGGATCGGCGTGTGCGAGTGGCGTGAACCGCGCGAGCCACGTCCTGCTCGCCATGGGGGTGCCTGAGGAGGTGGCGCGGGGCGCCTTGCGGCTGACCCTCGGTCGGACAACCACGTCGGATGAAGTCGAGTTTTTACTAGCCCACTTGGGGGGAATAGCCCGTCAAGCCCGAGAAGCGGGAATGGCAATCTGATAATCTGAATCCGCTGCAATGTACGGGAATGCCGGTGAGAATCCGGCAGCGGTCCTCGTCACTGTATTGCTTCTTAGGACAGGTGGCTTTCACCTGTCGGCGCTGCGCGTGTTCACTTCCTGTTGGCATCACGGGTGGGAAGGACGTGCGCGAGGTTTTCAGCGTGGAAGCTAAGCCAGGAGACCGATTGCAGTGGCCTACTCATACAGGTTCGCGAGATGGACGGACCTAAAGTTGGAAAGAAGATTGTCATGCATATTGCCGAGGGATTTCTCCCCGTCGAGCATTGCGTAGCCTGGGGTGCGGCTGCCACCCCCTTTGTTGTTTATGGTGCTTACGCAGTCAACAAACAGATCAAGGAACGTCCAGAAACCGGCATGCTGTTGGGTGCTGCCGGTGCTTTTACCTTCGTGCTGAGCGCGTTGAAGATCCCGTCCGTGACCGGTTCTTCCTCCCACCCCACCGGCACTGGCCTCGGAGCGGTGTTGTTCAAACCACCGGTGATGGCGTTCATCGGTACCATTGTCCTGCTGTTCCAAGCAATTTTGCTGGCGCACGGTGGCCTCACCACCCTGGGGGCAAACGTGTTCTCCATGGCGATCGTGGGCCCGTGGGTAGCGTACGCGGTGTGGAAGCTCCTGGGATCCAAGTCCCCTGAGCTGGCCATGTTCTCCGCTGCATTCCTCGGCAACTTCGCCACCTACTGCGTTACCGCGCTGCAGTTGGCGGCAGCACACCATGCTGCTGGTTTCGCTAACGCCGCCGGAACCTTCCTGGCGCTGTACGCCCCAACTCAGGTGCCACTGTCCATCGTGGAAGGCATCGTGTCCGTGCTGATCTTCCGCAGCCTGCGTCAGATCGCGAAGAAGGAACTGACCGTTCTGGGCATCCCTGTGGCTGCCCCGAAGCGAGAGATGGTGGCAGCCTAAAATGAAGAACCTAGTTTTGGTCATCGTGGCCGGCGTTCTGATCATGTTCCCGATGTTCTTCAATTTCGGTGACCCGGACGCTGAAGAACAATTCGTGGGCACCGACGCGGGTGCGGAAACCTTGGTGGAAGAGGCTAACCCTGATTATGAACCATGGTTCGAATCTGTTGCTGGTGAACTGCCAGGAGAAGTGGAGTCCGGCCGGTTCGCGCTGCAAGCTGGTCTTGGTGCTGGCCTGCTCGGTTATGTCCTCGGTGTGTTCCGTGGCCGTACCCAGCGTGCTGAGGAATCTGCTGCTGTCTAAATGAATGCCCTGGAACTAGCCGCTGCTAGGAGCCGCTGGGCGCACGTGAATGTGGGCGAAAAAAGCCTGCTCATCGTACTGCTGTTTATTGCGATCTCGGTTTCCGGTATCAAACTCGCAGTGATCGCCGCTATCACCTTGGTGATGGCGGTCGCTGCTGGGATCAACTGGAAACTGTACCTGGGTCTGGTCGGGGCCCCGGCGACGTTCATCGCGCTGGGCCTCGGCCCGCTCATTTTCTCCATTACCTCCGGCGGGTTGATCATGGTCCCAGGAGGGGTGGCGCACGCCGGTGAGGTGTTGGCTAGGTCCGTGGTGGGCATGGGAATCACCATGTTGTTTGCGCTGACCACCCCGATGTCCGAGATCCTCATGTTCGCGCGTCGTCGGCACCTTCCGGAGTCGCTCGTGCACGTCACGGGCCTGATATACCGCCTGGTGGGTGCCCTGGTGGTGACGGCGAAGACGATGTGGGAGGCCCAGGCCGCCCGGCTCGGGCATAGCAGTACCCGCCGGTGGGTGGGTTCGGTTGCGGGCCAAGCAGCGTCGCTATTTGTGCTGTCCTTTGCCAGGGCTCGGGCGCTGCAAGAAGGATTGGAACTGCGGGCGGATCCCACCGCGATGAAAGTGCGTACTGTGGCGCGCCCCGTGAACTGGCTCCGTGCCTGCGGCGCCGTGATTGTGATGAGTTTATTATGTCTGTTCTAGAGACCCGTGACCTGACTTTTTCCCACGATCAGCCTGTGCTGAACGGGGTCGACCTAGCCGTGGCAGCGGGGGAACGCCTCGCGATCCTCGGTGCGAATGGCTCCGGGAAGTCCACGCTGCTCAAGCTGTTAGCGGGGGCGTGGCAGCCTCAATCTGGCACGGTTTTGCTCGATGACACGCCGATGGAGTACACCAGGCGCGGCCGGGACCATGTGCGCCGCAATGTGCAGCTTGTGCTGCAGGAACCCGATGAACAAATCTTCGCCACCACGGTTGCGGAGGACGTGTCTTTCGGCCCCGTGAACATGGGATTGGAGGAGTCGGACGTCGATAAGCGCGTGCGTGAGGCGCTGGCCACCTGCGAAATCACTGGCCTTGCTGACCGCGTCCCCCACCAGCTTTCCTACGGCCAACGCAAACTCGTGGCGCTGGCCGGTGCGCTGGCGATGCAGCCACGCGTCCTCCTTCTCGACGAGCCGACCGCCGGCCTCGACCCCGTCGCCTCCGACCGCCTGCTAGCCACGCTGCTGCAGCTTAACGACGCCGGAACAACCATCGTCATCTCCACGCACGAAATCGACTTCGCCTACGCTTTCGCAGCGTCGGTGGGAGTCCTCGTTGACGGGACGATCCGCTCTGGTGACCGAACCCTCCTTACCGACCCATCGCTGCTGGCCGCGGCGCGTCTGCGCCCACCGTGGGCGCCACTGGTATCAGAAAAAATCGGAAAAGCCGTCGAACGGGTGGAAGATCTATTAGGGTAGAGGGGCACATTCGTCACACGGGAGCGGAGCCGATTCTTCGCTGAGAGGACGCAACAAAACACGGAGCGTCGACCGTTTAACCTGTCCGGATAATGCCGGCGTAGGGAGGTTTAAATGATCACCACTGGACCCATTTACCGCAGCGAAAAGGTCTACCAGGAGGTGTCCTTCGAGGGACACACCCTGAAAATTCCAGCTCGACGCATCGGCCTCACGACTGGCGAACATTTCGACGTGTACGACACCTCAGGCCCGTACACGCTCGAAGATCCGCAGCTGGATCTGGAAAAGGGATTGTCGCCAGTTCGTACCTGGGAGCCAGCGGAAGCAGTACCGGCTTCCGAAGAGCACCCAGAACTTCGCGTTCAAACTCAGCTCGCGTGGGCGCGAGCCGGGATCATCACCCCGGAGATGGCATTCTGCGCGGCACGCGAGGGATTCTCGCCGGAGTTCGTGCGATCCGAAGTAGCCGCGGGGCGGGCCGTGATCTGCGCGAACCGTAAGCACCCGGAGCTGGAGCCGATGATCATCGGTAAGGCGTTCGCGGTGAAGATCAACGCCAACATCGGCAATTCCGCCGTCACCTCATCCATCGATGAGGAAGTGGAGAAAATGGTGTGGGCGACGCGCTGGGGCGCGGACACCATCATGGACCTTTCCACAGGCAAGGACATTCACGAAACCCGCGAATGGATCCTACGCAACTCCCCAGTACCTGTGGGAACGGTGCCGATCTACCAGGCGCTCGAAAAAGTTAAGGGCGACCCAACAAAATTGACCTGGGAGATCTACCGCGACACCATCATTGAACAGTGCGAACAGGGCGTCGACTACATGACCGTCCACGCCGGCGTACTCCTGCGCTACATCCCGCTGGCCGCCGACCGCGTCACTGGCATCGTCTCTCGCGGCGGCTCCATCATGGCTGCCTGGTGTCTGAAAGAGCACCGCGAATCCTTCCTGTACGAAAACTTCGCCGAGCTCTGCGACATCCTCGCTCAGTATGACGTCACCTTCTCCCTCGGCGACGGTCTGCGTCCAGGTTCCATCGCGGACGCCAATGACGAAGCTCAGCTGGCAGAACTGCGCACGTTGGGCGAACTGACTCTCATCGCGCGCTCCCGCGGCGTCCAGGTCATGATCGAAGGCCCCGGCCACGTTCCGATGCACAAGATCCCAGTCAACGTCGAATGGGAAGAGGACTGGTGCCACGGCGCACCTTTCTACACCCTGGGGCCCCTGGCGACAGACATTGCACCAGGCTACGACCACATCACCTCCGCGATCGGCGCTGCGATCATCGGCCAGGCTGGGACCGCGATGTTGTGTTACGTCACCCCGAAGGAACACCTCGGGTTGCCGAACCGCGATGACGTGAAGGTCGGCGTTATCACCTATAAGATCGCCGCCCACGCGGCGGACCTGGCGAAGCAGCACCCGCGTGCCCAGGAGCGAGACGATGCGCTGTCTCGCGCGAGGTTCGAATTCCGCTGGCATGACCAGTTCGCGTTGGCTCTGGATCCGGACACCGCACTGTCTTATCACGACGAGACCCTCCCAGCAGAGCCTGCGAAGACGGCGCATTTCTGCTCGATGTGTGGTCCGAAGTTCTGCTCCATGAAGATCTCGCAGGATGTGCGGGACTATGCGGCGGAGCATGGGCTTGAGACTGTGGAGGCCATTGAGGCGGGCATGAAGGAGAAGTCGGCGGAGTTTGCTGAGTCGGGTTCTCGCGTGTACTTGCCGGTGGTGGAGAGCTAGCAGATATCGGGTGGGCTGAGCTGTTTTTGGCTCTAGCCCGACCGGAACTAACTAACTGTGTTTTTTCCTACAAAACTCTTACGTTTATTTACAGTAATGAGCAGCCAATTTTATTATTTGAGGGTCATCGTTTCTCTCAACTAGGAAAGGCTCTCTCGTGGAGTTTGTTTTCTACAGTTTGTGTGCAATTGCACTCGTTCTGGTGTTATTCAAGCCAGAAAAAGAAAAGCTGGCATTCAGCTTGTTGGTCGGATCATTTGCATTTTCTGTGCTGATGTTCTTCATGGCTTCTGCTACGTCAATTGTTCCGGCGGTGAACCTGTAAATGTTCGATGCAAAGGTTTTCCGTTTTATTCTGGCCGCAGCGGTCTTTATTATCATGGCGTTTCCGGTGGGCGTCGCAAACATCTACCTAGGCTTTATTAATGGTGAATCCCCGTGCATCCTCTGTGGTAACGAGCGCTTTGGTATGGTCCTCATCGGGGCCTTGGGGGTATTTATCCTGCGCTACGGGGCACGTATGCGCTACATGGTAACTCTCCTGTTGGTGGCCTTCTATTATCTGTACACCACGGTGCGCCACTGGGGTGGACGTGCTAATGCTGACCTTGGTCAAGGGTTTGGTGACGCCGTGTTGGGTGTTCACACCTACACCTGGGGCATCCTGGTGTACTGGGTTGTGATTGGTGTTCTCGCGGTTGGTTTCATCTTTATCGGAAAAGATAAGGTGCTGGCGCAGGAATTTATTTCCACTGAGGTGAACGTAAAGAAATTCTCTCCCGCCACTAAATTTGTGACCATCGTCGCCATTCTTATTACGTGCACTAACTGTCTTCAATTTCTCATTGGTAATGGTATTCCTCCCTATGCGGGGGCAGGGGATCCGGCGCGGTTCACTTTTAATATTGCACAAACCGCGAAATACTGGGATAAGGAGCATCAGTATGAATCTCTTGGTGACATTCGGCTACACAAATTTAATGCACCCGACCCGCATAAAGGTATTGAGTTTGATACCAGCCCACTAGTAGGAAAAGAAACCTTGGAGCTGGCCGGTACTCAGGAGATCGGTTTCCCCGTCGCAGGCTTCCGTGGAAAAGGTCGTGCTGCTGGTATCGCCTATGATTCCGACAATGACAAGTTTGGTCTGGTCTCCTCCGATGGTGGCTTTTACTACACTGACGAGAATTTTAAAGAGTACTCCTCGTTTGCCCGGGTGGACGTTCCTAATGGCTCCGATATTCACAACACCGTAGATGCGGCCTACTTTAAACCAGGCGGTTTGGTTGCGATTGCGCAGAACAAAACGATCTACGGTGCTGTGATTCAAGATGAAGTGGATGAGAAGATTGCCTGGAAGGATTTCACTGATACTTCAGGCGACATCATGCCGATCTTCGACTCGAAGGGGCGTCCGGAGCTGCGGACTATTCGGGCTCGGATGGCCTACACGTTGTCAGTCGCTTCGGAAAGCACGGCAGACACATTTGTCACTCTCAGTGTTCCGCATGAGCGCTCTAAGCAGGTGGTTATATCGGAGTTTTCTAAAGCGGACAACAAGCTGATCCGGGAAGGGGTGTTGGACGCCGAAGGGGTGTATCCGGTGGGTGCAGACCTGCACGACGGACTCCTGTATGTCCTGTCTAAGGAACACAACAGTCTCTTAACCATTGATATTGCGGACTTTAGTGTGAAAGAGATTCGAAACCTGCCTGAGCTTGGCGATGTTCGCGACGTGGCGGTATCCGGAAAGAGCGCCTTTGTGCTTGCACACGATGGTGACCGTGATTTAGTTCATGAGCTAAAGATTTCCTAGAAAATCTGCACGTTAACGCGCCCCGGCTCACTAGGGTGGGGTGCGTTAGTTGTCTTCGGTCAGCCTGCGGCCGTTGGATCTTCGGGCTTGCGGGCTGTTGTTTCTGTGGTGTTTTCCGGCGCTATCGACCAACACGGGGTATCTACTGAGCACCATTGCGATGTGTGCTTCGATGGCGCTGTCGTCGTTCCAGCCGTGGTGTTTCGGGCAGAGTGGGGCGAGGTTGTCGATACTGGTTGGTCCGCCTCGCGCCCACGGTACGACGTGGTGGGATTCGCAGCGGCTGATCGATTCGTTGCAGCCTGGGTAAGCGCAGCATCCATCTCGGGAGAACATTGCCAGACGCTGGTAGAAGGTGGCTGATCGGCCGGCTGTTACTAGCTTTTTCACTGCGCCGTGGTGATCGTGGACCACGATGTAGTCAACGATGCGGTGGCCGTCGAGCAGTTTGAGGTCGAAGAGGGTGAGGTCGATGCCGACGTGGCTGCCGAACTTCGCTTCCCAGTTGAATTCGTGTTCTTCGGTGACGCCGATGACGAGGGAGCAGTGCCCGACCTGGTCGATGCGGGTGGCGGAAGCCCAGCGCAACACTTGGAAGAAATTGTCTGCGTGTCGTTGGGCTACGGTTCGGTTGTCGTCTTTGCGTCGGTCCTCGGTGGCCTGTTCCGCGCGCCAGGCGTCATCCATGAGTGATTTCAGGAGTGCGGCGTGGGCCGCTGGTGCGTAGCCGTGGAAGCTGCAGCCACCGTGCTCGTCTTGTTCGCGTAGCTGGAAACGGCGCTGGTTGTAGGCTTCGTGTGGATCCTTGGCCAGGCGCCGGTTTTCTTCGCGGACAAGTTTCTTGGCGTAGGCGTGTGTTGCCTTGGGGGAGGACTCGGCGGCGGAGGCTGCGGCGAGGTTGTAAATCTCGGTGCGCCGTTTGGATGCTGAGCTTAGTTTCTCTAGAGCCGACAAAATGAGGTCTTGGTGCTCAACTGGGACACCTTCCCCCCAGGGATTCAGGGAGCGTCGGTGAATGCGGCGGGCTTCGCTAGCCGACACCCCAGCACGTTCCAATTTGTTGCGCTCATACCCCGAAGCCATGTCTGTTTCGAGCCGGGCAATCAGCTCCTTGATCTCCAGCAATGCGGGGAAATGTTCGAAAGGCTCACCGAAGTCAATGGAGTGTTGAAGTAACTCCTTGACCTGGGTAAGTGTTGAAGATTCCCCGAATTTCATACCCCCATTCTATCCCAGCAAGGATTAGAACACAAGAGCTAATCGAAACTTTTTGTGCGGGGCCAGAGCGAGAGGGAGACTAGTAGGCCGGCAAGTGTGGCGATGGTCCACCATAGAAAAAATGGGCTCGTAGCAACCCAATCCACGCTGGTCATGCAAACGAACCCAGCGATCAATGCAACGACCGCCGCATTCAACAAAGAGCGTCGCTTCCAGAAGTACAGTTCAAGGACGAGCCAGCTGACTATAAAGACAGGAACTAAGACCACTGCAGCATCCTTTCTCCCAAGATATCGACGCTTGCTGGAGTGTTGGTGTTCACGAAGGTAACTCGCTTTCCGTTGGGGTCGAATATCAACATCGTTCGATAACCTCCAGTACCGCCGTTGTGCCACATTCCGGCTTCATCGTGCACCCAGACGTAAGGGGGCACTCCAACAGAACGCACATGTGCGGCAAACAGTGCCATGTCGTGGGCGGTGGAGCGGATGGCGCCAGCAGGGGCATAGCCGTCCATCTCCCAGTTCGCGGCCACGCGGCCACGGCCATTTAGCCCGTGCGGTGCATCAGCGGCGCTACCAATCAAAGCAACGTAAGACTCAGACATGCCTAGCGGTGTGAAGATATCTTGTTGCACCATCTCTTCCCATGTTCGGCCGTCTTTGGTCGCTATTAACTGTCCAAGAAAAGCCACCCCCAGGTTCGAGTAGTTGCGCTCGCCTTGGCCCTTGAGTTTTGCATCGAGAGCCATCTCTAAAATGTCGTCGCGCGTCACCGTTCCATAGGGGTTACGCTCAACAAACAAGGAAACCAAATCCAATCCTGGATTACGTGGCAAGCCCGCCTCATGGTTGGCGAGCTGCTCTAACGTAACGGAACCGATGGGGGCGCCGTGCGTGTCGATGATGTCGGAGACCTTGGTGTCTAGCTGAACAGTGCCCTTCTCGACGGCCTGCCGCAGCAATTCCGCAGTGAAGGTCTTGGTCACTGATCCAATTTCTACTTCCGTATGTTCGTCGGCTCCGAGTCCGGCAAACACTGGTTGATCGCCGTCAAGAACGAAGCCGGTCAATTCGAGTGCTCCTCGTGGAGCGTGCTCTTTCATGAACCCAGCGAGCCCCGGGTCTCCCGTCGGGTCGCTGGCGAGGGTAACTCGCTGTGGTCCAAAGACTAATAGCAGGGCAGTGGTGGCGAGGCCGCACAGTACGGCCACAATTTTCTTCATCGGTGATCCTCGCTAGCAGCAATGATGGTCAATAGGGGCACGACTCGTGCGGGCGGAATCTCAAAGAGATTGTCTCGCTTGCGCACCCAGCCCGCGGCCTGGAGCGCTGTGAGGTGGTGGTATGCAGCGCCTGACGACGCCAACCCTTCCGCTACCAGCTCCGTAACCGGCGCGGGGGCGTCGAGAAGCCTGCGCAAGAGGGCGTGACGAATCGGGTGGGCGAGCGCGGAGACGCGCTCCATCGCGGAGTGGAAAATCTCATCGGTTAGGAACTGTGTTGGGCGAGCCCACTCATAGGAGTATTGCCGTGAACCCACCGTGACATCGCCCTGAAAGGAGACGATGCCACCCTCGTACGTCGGTGGAGATTGCTGTTCCAGCTTCGCAATTCGTTCTTCTAGTTCCGCGAGCTTTGCCTCAATTTCCATAATTCTAAAAATACCGAAAAATGGAATCAGGTGCAGCGGAGGTTGTTATTAGGAGGCTACCGTCGACTAAGCTAGTCCACCTGAAAGGGGAAAACATGCGAGTTCTGGCAGCAATGAGTGGCGGCGTCGATAGTGCGGTGGCGGCAGCCCGAGCGGTGGAGGCAGGCCATGATGTGGTTGGGGTCCATCTTGCGCTGTCCCGTGACCCACAGGCGGTCCGGGAGTCCTCCCGTGGTTGCTGTTCGCTGGAGGATTCCGCGGACGCGCGCCGGGTGTGTGACAAGCTCGGTATTCCGTTCTATGTGTGGGACTTTTCGGATCGCTTCAAGGAAGACGTCATCGATGATTTTGTCGATTCCTACGAACGTGGTGAAACCCCGAATCCGTGCCTGCGCTGCAATGAGAAAATCAAGTTCCGCGCGCTGCTGGAACGCGCCCGCGCCCTTGGCTTCGATGCCGTCG
It contains:
- a CDS encoding THUMP-like domain-containing protein: MLINLDEARYLTSRTIDPCPETDPFKRATLLKKEHGEFSRAVAELLDARAGGKLPTHWYADSDSAQQATPLPVAQVRFDRIREVLGSPRVHDVTCSIGTEGSAAAGLEYFGSDLSLPRLIMAKANVTGHFFQADALRPAMTADVVIADPARRAGGRRITAPQDLIPPLPDLLATISGEAAIKCAPGIDYTSWEGLVSVVSVDGGVKEACLYTPGLAGGITREAVVIRGRGVDKLSDALPSADELAAPHGTYLIDPDGAIVRAGLVRQFAVREGLWMLDERIAYLTGDRIPDGYTGFPILEQVPLKKLKGALASFQPGSLEILVRGVDIDPDALRKKLRPRGERPMAVVVTRIGSQGVAFICGARGVGS
- a CDS encoding electron transfer flavoprotein subunit beta/FixA family protein, whose translation is MPAIVVLVKNVPDTWSTKTLNEDFTLHREGVDEVIDEINEYAVEQALRIREANPGHEVIALSAGPFRAQEALRKALAMGADKAVLLSDAALAGSDVLGTAWALTSAINTLGDVQLIVAGNASSDGAMGALPGILAEYRQIPSLTNLSSVAVADGVVSGVKEAPEGSYQLQASLPALISVTEKTDKPRFPNFKGIMAAKKADIAVLTLAEVGVDPSQVGLANAATAVTAAEPRPERDGGEMVYTDGAERIYQFIQEAIK
- a CDS encoding electron transfer flavoprotein subunit alpha/FixB family protein, translated to MTYVLAAGSHTLELIAAAQVLGDVTVVSFDEEQYPANIVRCSAEGRVVMPAVDALSMLAAQNPQPIVLLADSVGNEIAGRLAARLASGVLTNVVGINADRTAQLSIFGDTISGTAAVGGTSPIYTIRPGSVTPVHPGSGAVTTMELPAAGVMDAQVTGFTPAVEGERPELATAKVVVSGGRGVGESGFAEYVEPLADALGGAVGATRDAVDDGQYPAQYQVGQTGVTVSPDLYIALGISGAIQHTSGMQTSKKIIAVNNDEDAPIFKIADLGVVGDVEDIIPELLKKF
- a CDS encoding cysteine desulfurase family protein yields the protein MYFDHAATTPIRQVARDAWLAASEFLNPAGQYAAGRAANRALSEAREAVASLLDCEPIEVIFTGSGTEADNLAIQGLFRQSELSRVVSTEIEHPAVLETVAALGADVAMLPLTDGRVSSFEPLAEPAALATCMWANNETGILQPVHELVEAAGQTPVHVDAVQAVGHIPVSFASLGATTLAASAHKFGGPRGVGILLARRSGLAPTLYGGGQQRGIRPGTIDVAGAVATAAALREAVAEIDTEQARLSELRDRLRAGIELIDGAVIHSTGDLLPGHLHVSFPGAEGDSLIMLLDMLGVAASTGSACASGVNRASHVLLAMGVPEEVARGALRLTLGRTTTSDEVEFLLAHLGGIARQAREAGMAI
- a CDS encoding energy-coupling factor ABC transporter permease — encoded protein: MHIAEGFLPVEHCVAWGAAATPFVVYGAYAVNKQIKERPETGMLLGAAGAFTFVLSALKIPSVTGSSSHPTGTGLGAVLFKPPVMAFIGTIVLLFQAILLAHGGLTTLGANVFSMAIVGPWVAYAVWKLLGSKSPELAMFSAAFLGNFATYCVTALQLAAAHHAAGFANAAGTFLALYAPTQVPLSIVEGIVSVLIFRSLRQIAKKELTVLGIPVAAPKREMVAA
- a CDS encoding energy-coupling factor ABC transporter substrate-binding protein, giving the protein MKNLVLVIVAGVLIMFPMFFNFGDPDAEEQFVGTDAGAETLVEEANPDYEPWFESVAGELPGEVESGRFALQAGLGAGLLGYVLGVFRGRTQRAEESAAV
- a CDS encoding CbiQ family ECF transporter T component, which encodes MNALELAAARSRWAHVNVGEKSLLIVLLFIAISVSGIKLAVIAAITLVMAVAAGINWKLYLGLVGAPATFIALGLGPLIFSITSGGLIMVPGGVAHAGEVLARSVVGMGITMLFALTTPMSEILMFARRRHLPESLVHVTGLIYRLVGALVVTAKTMWEAQAARLGHSSTRRWVGSVAGQAASLFVLSFARARALQEGLELRADPTAMKVRTVARPVNWLRACGAVIVMSLLCLF
- a CDS encoding energy-coupling factor ABC transporter ATP-binding protein — its product is MSVLETRDLTFSHDQPVLNGVDLAVAAGERLAILGANGSGKSTLLKLLAGAWQPQSGTVLLDDTPMEYTRRGRDHVRRNVQLVLQEPDEQIFATTVAEDVSFGPVNMGLEESDVDKRVREALATCEITGLADRVPHQLSYGQRKLVALAGALAMQPRVLLLDEPTAGLDPVASDRLLATLLQLNDAGTTIVISTHEIDFAYAFAASVGVLVDGTIRSGDRTLLTDPSLLAAARLRPPWAPLVSEKIGKAVERVEDLLG